In Methylacidiphilum infernorum V4, a single window of DNA contains:
- the tyrS gene encoding tyrosine--tRNA ligase, with protein sequence MHPQLGILIRGTEQVVTTEELEKLLSLDRRLRIKFGVDPTSPNLHLGHAVSLLKLRQFQDFGHQVLLVIGDFTASIGDPSGRNSTRPVISREQILNNAKTYTDQAFKILDRERTEIFFNGEWFNEMSAERLLFLARRVTVNHLLHRQDFHDRISKDQSIFLHEFFYPLLQAWDSVKICADVEIGGKDQIFNMLLGRDFQKDEGMTPQVVMTLPILEGLDGTKKMSKSLGNDIGLTDSPKEMFGKTMSISDALMKRWFLVLFGEQLDPLCNPMEEKKRLAEKIVSLFYSKEEALKARNEFERIFSRREIPEEMPKFSFPQKTMPIVELLVAVGAVKSKSEARRLISQGGVDFQGERVTDVHKVIELKKGSILKCGKRFFAQVNSEED encoded by the coding sequence ATGCATCCTCAGTTGGGTATATTAATAAGAGGGACCGAACAGGTTGTTACGACGGAAGAACTAGAAAAACTCCTTAGCCTTGATCGGAGGCTGCGCATAAAATTCGGGGTTGATCCCACATCCCCTAATCTTCACCTGGGCCATGCTGTTTCTTTACTGAAACTCAGACAATTTCAAGATTTTGGGCATCAAGTTCTTCTGGTTATAGGGGATTTTACCGCTTCTATTGGAGATCCAAGTGGAAGAAATTCGACAAGACCTGTTATTTCGAGGGAACAGATTTTGAATAATGCTAAAACCTATACCGATCAAGCATTCAAGATACTCGACAGGGAAAGAACGGAAATCTTTTTTAATGGGGAGTGGTTCAACGAAATGTCGGCAGAAAGACTCCTCTTTTTGGCACGCAGGGTTACGGTGAACCATCTCCTGCACAGGCAAGATTTCCATGACCGTATTTCAAAGGATCAGTCGATTTTTCTTCACGAGTTTTTTTATCCCCTATTGCAAGCATGGGATTCGGTGAAGATTTGTGCCGATGTGGAAATCGGAGGAAAAGACCAGATATTTAACATGCTTTTGGGAAGGGATTTTCAAAAAGACGAAGGCATGACTCCTCAAGTTGTTATGACTTTACCTATCCTTGAGGGTCTTGATGGAACTAAAAAAATGAGCAAATCCCTGGGAAATGACATTGGTCTGACAGATTCTCCTAAAGAAATGTTCGGCAAAACCATGAGTATTTCCGATGCCTTGATGAAAAGATGGTTTTTAGTCCTTTTTGGAGAACAGCTCGATCCTCTATGCAACCCTATGGAAGAAAAGAAAAGGTTGGCCGAAAAAATAGTTAGCCTCTTTTATAGCAAAGAAGAAGCATTAAAGGCGAGGAACGAATTTGAACGGATCTTCTCTAGAAGAGAGATTCCCGAGGAAATGCCGAAGTTTAGCTTTCCTCAAAAAACGATGCCTATCGTAGAGCTGCTTGTTGCGGTGGGTGCGGTAAAAAGTAAATCCGAAGCAAGGAGGTTGATTAGCCAGGGTGGAGTAGATTTCCAAGGTGAAAGAGTGACTGACGTCCATAAAGTTATAGAGCTCAAAAAAGGATCGATACTGAAGTGTGGAAAAAGGTTTTTTGCCCAAGTCAACTCCGAAGAGGATTGA
- a CDS encoding RNA recognition motif domain-containing protein, translating to MKDRQSKTTRRKISPRKYTRKNQHVLRIEGSKKEKTSFWKSLKDKVLAYFGNLFGARAAKDLSFTKRVDKKAESKGEEKKSPVKHDLDQQRPADRVYTTKPKEQNNTYQEWSPKGNSLIAEPSPSLGVPSEAQEEQLKAGEQKEPTEHKELQSQPSSLSIEQAVTSNKLYVGNLPYNLTDSDLFEIFAKIGPIKNVEIVRDRKSNRTKGFGFVEMADLDSARKAATVLNGIEIMGRRIIVTGAKSDRKDSSQF from the coding sequence ATGAAAGATCGTCAATCAAAAACCACTCGCAGGAAGATTTCTCCGCGGAAATATACAAGGAAAAATCAGCATGTTTTGCGGATAGAAGGATCGAAAAAAGAGAAAACTTCTTTTTGGAAGAGCTTAAAAGACAAGGTCTTGGCTTATTTTGGAAATCTTTTCGGTGCCAGAGCCGCAAAAGATCTCTCTTTTACCAAAAGAGTTGACAAAAAAGCGGAATCCAAAGGAGAAGAAAAGAAAAGCCCTGTAAAACATGATTTAGACCAACAAAGACCAGCGGATAGGGTTTATACGACTAAGCCTAAAGAACAAAATAATACCTACCAGGAGTGGTCACCCAAGGGAAATAGTCTGATTGCTGAACCATCTCCTTCATTAGGAGTCCCATCCGAAGCTCAAGAAGAACAGTTGAAAGCCGGCGAACAAAAAGAGCCGACCGAGCACAAAGAGCTTCAATCTCAACCCTCTTCCCTGTCTATCGAACAAGCCGTAACATCAAACAAGCTTTACGTGGGGAATCTTCCTTATAATTTGACCGACAGCGACTTGTTTGAGATCTTTGCCAAGATTGGTCCGATCAAGAATGTTGAAATTGTGAGAGATAGGAAATCGAATCGGACAAAAGGCTTTGGTTTCGTTGAAATGGCCGATCTTGATTCTGCTCGAAAAGCTGCAACCGTTCTCAATGGAATAGAAATCATGGGTAGGCGCATTATCGTTACCGGAGCAAAATCCGATAGAAAAGATTCAAGCCAATTCTAA
- a CDS encoding ApaG domain-containing protein, with amino-acid sequence MGQSLKKVDDVKVIIEHLEFERSKSLSSYYLYVCFYYISIINLSPQTIILKGRKWIVTNDLGEKVVIEGMGIVGSYPKLRLGEKFRYSSHHFFSRPSVAEGAYFGINSENMPIVVPIPKFSLLIPP; translated from the coding sequence ATGGGTCAATCTCTAAAAAAGGTGGATGACGTCAAAGTCATTATTGAACACTTGGAATTCGAGCGCTCGAAGAGTCTTTCTTCTTATTATCTTTACGTCTGTTTTTATTATATTTCTATTATTAATTTAAGCCCTCAAACCATTATCCTTAAGGGAAGAAAGTGGATAGTGACCAATGATCTAGGAGAAAAGGTCGTCATCGAGGGAATGGGTATTGTAGGCAGTTATCCAAAGTTGCGGCTGGGGGAAAAATTCCGGTATTCCAGCCACCATTTTTTTTCTAGACCCAGTGTGGCCGAGGGAGCTTATTTTGGAATCAATTCGGAAAACATGCCCATAGTCGTTCCAATACCCAAGTTTTCTCTTTTAATTCCACCTTAA
- the thiD gene encoding bifunctional hydroxymethylpyrimidine kinase/phosphomethylpyrimidine kinase, translating to MNGILIIGGSDCSCGAGIQGDLKIITCLGAYATTVITCVVAEHPGRVESLYHLPSSIIESQFHSILDFFPIDAIKIGMLYKKELPQKIVELIRKFKINAPIVVDPVLAAGNGDSLAEPGMEEELARNLFPLATVVTPNIEEAELLSGLRIESPEDMLRVAQDLSEQYSTSFLIKGGHLQDKTTIDVLYHKGIAHKFELPRILHANPHGTGCSLASATAVFLAQGLDLPKAVEKAKAKLYEKIKSQLQIGPFYFLPPT from the coding sequence ATGAATGGTATACTTATCATTGGAGGATCTGATTGTAGTTGTGGAGCAGGAATCCAGGGAGACTTAAAAATTATAACTTGCCTTGGAGCCTATGCAACCACCGTTATCACCTGTGTCGTGGCCGAGCATCCCGGTCGAGTTGAATCCCTCTATCATCTCCCCTCATCCATCATCGAATCTCAATTTCATTCCATTCTCGATTTTTTCCCCATAGACGCCATCAAAATCGGCATGCTCTACAAAAAAGAACTTCCACAGAAGATAGTCGAATTGATCCGGAAATTTAAAATCAATGCCCCCATCGTCGTGGATCCTGTTCTTGCTGCAGGAAATGGCGACTCTCTTGCTGAACCCGGAATGGAAGAAGAACTGGCCAGGAATCTCTTTCCCCTAGCGACCGTTGTTACGCCAAACATTGAAGAGGCTGAACTATTGAGCGGGTTAAGAATTGAGAGCCCTGAAGACATGCTTCGGGTGGCACAAGATCTTTCAGAACAATATTCCACTTCGTTTCTAATAAAAGGTGGCCACCTCCAGGATAAAACCACTATCGATGTTCTTTACCATAAGGGGATAGCCCATAAGTTCGAACTGCCAAGGATTCTCCATGCTAATCCTCATGGGACAGGTTGTTCCTTAGCCTCTGCAACCGCCGTTTTTTTAGCTCAGGGTCTAGACCTTCCCAAGGCCGTAGAAAAAGCCAAAGCAAAACTTTATGAAAAGATAAAAAGTCAACTCCAAATCGGTCCCTTTTATTTCCTTCCCCCGACTTAA
- a CDS encoding zinc-dependent alcohol dehydrogenase family protein, which yields MKAVCIEKFGLDGLALVDRPDPLPPKKGELLVKLKAVSLNFRDLLMIKGLYNPAQPLPLIPCSDGAGEVIAVGEDVESFKVGDRVVGCFFQNWVAGPYQKEYGKSVLGGPLDGTLAEYIYLKEQGALLIPSHLSFEEASTLPCAALTAWNGLFEQAQLQPGQTVVVQGSGGVSLFALQFARACGAEVIFLSRKDEKIEKAKKMGAREGINIAQNRHWSQKIRELTGARGADVLVNVLGVDLDESIQSLKFGGMICAIGILGGFKTEVDVVSILMRQVKIHGIYVGNRSLFIGMNRAIEKLRIKPLLHEVFPFHAYKEAFSLLESGEHFGKIVIKIVD from the coding sequence ATGAAAGCTGTATGCATTGAAAAATTTGGACTCGATGGATTGGCGTTGGTAGACCGGCCTGATCCCTTACCTCCTAAGAAGGGAGAACTATTGGTAAAACTTAAAGCGGTTTCTTTGAACTTTCGTGATCTTTTAATGATCAAAGGGTTATATAATCCTGCCCAGCCTTTACCTCTTATTCCTTGTTCAGATGGGGCGGGAGAAGTCATAGCCGTGGGCGAAGATGTAGAATCGTTCAAGGTAGGTGATAGGGTAGTGGGCTGTTTTTTTCAAAACTGGGTAGCCGGTCCTTACCAAAAGGAATATGGGAAATCTGTTTTGGGTGGTCCACTCGATGGAACATTGGCTGAATACATCTATTTGAAAGAACAAGGAGCTCTTCTGATTCCTAGTCATTTGAGTTTTGAAGAAGCTTCAACCCTACCTTGTGCAGCTCTGACGGCCTGGAATGGACTGTTTGAACAGGCTCAACTGCAACCTGGGCAAACGGTCGTTGTCCAAGGCAGTGGAGGGGTAAGTCTTTTTGCTTTACAGTTTGCCCGGGCTTGTGGAGCGGAGGTCATTTTTCTTTCAAGAAAGGATGAAAAAATAGAAAAGGCAAAAAAGATGGGAGCTAGGGAAGGGATTAATATCGCTCAAAATAGACATTGGAGCCAAAAGATAAGAGAACTTACGGGGGCTAGAGGAGCTGATGTCCTGGTCAATGTTCTTGGAGTGGATTTAGATGAAAGTATCCAATCGCTAAAATTTGGAGGCATGATCTGTGCCATAGGTATTTTGGGTGGCTTTAAAACCGAGGTGGATGTTGTTTCAATTCTTATGAGACAGGTAAAAATTCATGGAATTTATGTGGGTAATCGATCCCTGTTTATCGGGATGAATAGGGCTATTGAAAAATTAAGAATAAAACCGCTCCTCCATGAGGTATTTCCCTTCCATGCTTACAAGGAAGCTTTTTCTTTATTGGAAAGCGGGGAGCATTTTGGGAAAATTGTCATCAAAATCGTTGATTGA
- a CDS encoding LptE family protein, translating into MSDRYRIVLLLFFLYFALWMEGCSGSYRLGSIGGPSIQGVKTIYVPTVKNKTVIPGLQSMVTNEIIRAIDNDGTLQTSRNVDADAELDVTITEFNRIILRPEILDPFTTAEYRLVLTASVTLINRKLGKATINGAHVSGSSYYFTQTNMPEAQRQDLPLVAEDLANRIVNLLTEGW; encoded by the coding sequence ATGAGTGATAGATACCGTATTGTTCTCTTATTGTTTTTCCTTTACTTTGCCCTTTGGATGGAAGGATGTTCCGGGAGCTATCGGCTTGGAAGTATTGGTGGACCATCGATTCAAGGTGTTAAGACGATTTATGTTCCTACGGTAAAGAATAAGACGGTTATTCCCGGTCTTCAATCCATGGTCACCAATGAAATCATTCGTGCCATTGATAATGATGGGACTTTACAAACCAGCCGGAATGTAGATGCGGATGCCGAGCTTGACGTGACGATTACCGAATTCAACAGGATCATTCTAAGGCCAGAAATACTGGATCCTTTTACTACCGCTGAATATAGGCTCGTACTGACCGCATCGGTTACGCTGATTAATAGAAAGTTGGGTAAAGCGACGATTAATGGAGCTCACGTCAGCGGTTCCTCCTATTACTTTACACAAACGAACATGCCGGAAGCCCAGAGACAAGATCTTCCCTTGGTTGCTGAGGATCTTGCAAACCGCATCGTCAATTTATTGACCGAGGGTTGGTAA
- the bamD gene encoding outer membrane protein assembly factor BamD, which yields MDIFRSRKGIVLFILSFFVLKAELFAPLVWRPGEGWVDESTGTGLSASSSRDQLNLAKKFEEAKDYENALKAYRILIRKWPYAVFAPEAQFRIGQCLEKKGDFLGANKAYDRMIQKYPSSSFFEQALERKLAIGNLYLAGEPKRLFNIPMGSGLDIAAQIFESIIRAAPYGRFAPLAEFQLGLTYIKEKKYTDAIATFNRLIDKYPNHSLADDAQYEIGYTWYQASQASEYDQSSTEKAIEGFEDYIVRYPSGDKVEAAKAHIAELKSKSTLGSFHIAQFYERAKNFKAAYIYYSDVIKQNPTSDQAKIAQQKIVQLHPLVAKDLGLPSITSTSNTSPPSTPSPQAKGSP from the coding sequence ATGGACATCTTTCGTAGCCGAAAAGGAATCGTTCTCTTTATCTTATCCTTTTTTGTCTTGAAGGCTGAGCTCTTCGCTCCCTTGGTTTGGAGACCTGGGGAAGGATGGGTCGATGAAAGCACCGGAACCGGGCTTTCGGCTTCCAGCTCTAGAGATCAACTGAACTTGGCAAAAAAATTCGAAGAGGCAAAAGATTATGAAAATGCTTTGAAAGCCTACCGCATTCTCATTAGGAAATGGCCTTATGCCGTTTTCGCTCCCGAAGCCCAATTCCGTATTGGGCAATGCCTCGAAAAGAAAGGGGATTTCCTTGGGGCCAATAAAGCTTACGATCGGATGATTCAGAAATATCCTTCTTCGAGTTTTTTCGAACAAGCTTTGGAGAGAAAATTAGCCATCGGTAATCTTTACCTTGCCGGAGAGCCCAAACGGCTGTTCAATATTCCCATGGGGTCTGGTCTTGACATCGCCGCCCAGATTTTTGAAAGCATCATTCGAGCTGCCCCTTACGGTCGGTTTGCCCCTCTTGCGGAGTTTCAGCTTGGCTTAACTTACATAAAGGAAAAAAAATACACCGATGCGATTGCAACCTTTAATCGGTTGATTGATAAATATCCCAATCATTCGCTGGCCGATGATGCTCAATATGAAATTGGTTATACGTGGTATCAAGCCTCTCAGGCTTCGGAATACGACCAGAGTTCAACTGAAAAAGCCATAGAAGGTTTTGAGGACTATATCGTAAGATATCCTTCAGGAGACAAGGTCGAAGCAGCCAAAGCTCACATAGCTGAACTGAAGAGTAAATCGACTCTAGGGAGTTTTCATATCGCCCAGTTCTATGAACGGGCGAAGAATTTTAAAGCTGCCTATATATATTATAGTGATGTCATTAAACAAAATCCTACCTCTGATCAAGCCAAGATCGCTCAGCAAAAAATTGTTCAACTGCATCCCCTGGTAGCAAAAGACTTGGGGCTGCCTTCCATTACCTCCACATCTAATACCTCTCCTCCTTCGACTCCTTCTCCCCAAGCAAAAGGATCTCCTTAA
- a CDS encoding DUF4912 domain-containing protein, whose translation MSKKSEKKSSGFHQKIKAYFPLQVKRAKAKKARNISPSQEKTSKAMAGSPSKETLRPSFSHDADPLFPGLLSLRRKKPFVYLFAIDPYSLYAYWIIDQKELRGAWKNQWVLRLVKNDSIVESESPLELKTQKKYYFQAKPNTSYHAEIGFYSLPRKNFCLVARSADAITPPDTFSEKKEIKLAHLPLELSFKELLPSAQAKAIAKDELAEAFVLSEQQAQNLYPEMPLPGQDGQEEEGFFYSSTLIEDILCIENQSFGSAHNVAFSPHQANLFQHKNTSYWKSLANEVEKYSAFDLSWITPLTSAVSSSMGIDNTNPNDFPLEIEVELILRGKTLPKAVINIDGKEIKLNEDGAFALCIRLPEGIHEIPIEAMSREIKRSKKVVLFYSHFSHLISQPIE comes from the coding sequence ATGTCGAAAAAATCAGAAAAAAAATCGAGTGGTTTTCATCAAAAAATTAAGGCCTATTTTCCCCTGCAAGTTAAAAGGGCAAAGGCAAAAAAAGCGAGAAATATTTCGCCCAGTCAAGAAAAAACTTCAAAGGCAATGGCCGGCTCCCCTTCGAAGGAAACCCTCCGCCCTTCCTTTTCCCATGATGCTGATCCTTTATTTCCAGGGTTACTTTCCTTAAGGAGAAAAAAGCCTTTTGTCTATCTTTTCGCCATCGATCCCTACTCTTTATACGCTTACTGGATCATTGATCAAAAAGAACTAAGAGGGGCTTGGAAAAATCAGTGGGTTCTGCGCTTGGTGAAAAATGACTCCATAGTTGAATCGGAAAGTCCCCTGGAATTGAAAACGCAAAAAAAATACTATTTCCAGGCAAAACCGAATACTTCCTATCATGCTGAAATCGGATTTTATAGCCTTCCTCGTAAAAACTTTTGCCTGGTTGCGCGTTCTGCCGACGCCATCACCCCCCCAGATACCTTTTCGGAAAAAAAAGAGATAAAATTAGCCCACCTTCCCCTGGAACTCTCTTTCAAGGAACTCCTTCCTTCGGCGCAAGCCAAAGCGATCGCAAAGGACGAACTTGCCGAAGCCTTTGTACTTTCCGAGCAGCAAGCACAAAATCTATACCCGGAAATGCCCCTGCCGGGACAAGACGGGCAAGAAGAGGAGGGTTTTTTTTATTCCTCAACGCTCATCGAAGATATTTTATGCATAGAAAATCAAAGCTTTGGCAGTGCCCACAATGTTGCTTTTTCTCCTCACCAGGCGAACCTATTTCAACATAAAAATACCTCTTATTGGAAATCTTTAGCCAATGAAGTGGAAAAATATTCTGCCTTTGATCTCTCTTGGATCACTCCCTTGACTTCTGCTGTTTCTTCCTCAATGGGGATAGACAACACAAACCCCAATGATTTTCCTCTAGAAATAGAAGTTGAACTTATCCTTCGTGGAAAGACCTTGCCCAAGGCCGTAATAAATATTGACGGCAAAGAAATAAAATTAAACGAGGATGGAGCATTTGCCCTTTGTATCCGTTTACCGGAAGGGATCCATGAAATCCCCATAGAAGCGATGAGCAGGGAAATAAAGCGCTCTAAAAAGGTTGTTTTATTTTATTCCCATTTCAGCCATTTGATTTCTCAGCCGATCGAGTAA
- a CDS encoding glycoside hydrolase family 57 protein, giving the protein MKTPLGYLALLLHAHLPFVRHPESQDCLEEDWFFEALTESYIPLLWVFDELSQSAVPFKITLSLSPTLCTMLKDPLLLSRYERYLLKRLELSSREIERNIADPGCCSLAQFYKERFYAVWIAFTQNYKKNLLEAFKKHQKLNNLELITSTATHGYLPLLRNPTQAVKAQIFIALDHFIDCFHTPLKGIWLPECGYYPGIEVLLQEAEIKWFVLEAHGILLANPRPRFGLLTPIYTPSGPAAFGRDSLSSKEVWSAQEGYPADPYYREFYRDLGFDADLDYIKPYVLPTGQRKFTGIKYFRVTGKTDRKELYEPQRAKERTKIHAEDFIQKREKQIIKAAQVLPQSIKPILVCPFDCELFGHWWFEGPLFLKEVIKKAHQSKVLALTTPSEYLSLFPIQQVCRPSFSSWGWGGHSKMWLNETNDFIYPPLHEAAHLLVDLIQQHRAADKIIHRCFRQAARELLLAQASDWPFLISRSTAKEYAISRITTHLNRFFELSWGIRHKKINVKLLEYCECTDNIFPKLNLDYFS; this is encoded by the coding sequence ATGAAAACTCCCCTTGGATATCTTGCCTTGCTTCTTCATGCTCATCTTCCCTTTGTTCGTCATCCTGAAAGCCAGGACTGCTTAGAAGAAGATTGGTTTTTTGAAGCCTTAACCGAAAGCTATATTCCTCTCCTTTGGGTTTTCGACGAGTTATCGCAATCGGCCGTTCCTTTCAAGATTACCCTTTCTTTGAGCCCGACACTCTGTACAATGTTAAAAGATCCTTTACTTCTCAGCCGTTATGAGCGCTACTTGCTAAAACGGCTTGAACTCTCCTCCCGGGAAATAGAGAGAAATATTGCCGACCCCGGTTGCTGTTCTCTTGCCCAATTTTATAAAGAAAGATTTTATGCGGTCTGGATAGCTTTTACTCAAAACTATAAAAAAAATCTCCTTGAAGCCTTTAAAAAACATCAAAAACTAAACAACCTTGAGCTCATTACTTCTACAGCTACCCACGGCTATTTGCCTCTTCTCAGAAATCCAACACAAGCTGTAAAAGCCCAAATCTTTATTGCCCTTGATCATTTTATCGATTGCTTTCATACTCCTCTCAAGGGGATATGGCTACCGGAATGTGGCTATTATCCCGGTATCGAAGTGCTTCTCCAAGAGGCTGAAATTAAATGGTTTGTTCTAGAAGCTCATGGTATTCTGCTTGCCAATCCTAGGCCCCGTTTTGGCTTACTGACCCCGATCTACACTCCTTCAGGTCCCGCAGCGTTTGGCCGGGACAGTCTTTCTAGCAAAGAAGTATGGAGTGCTCAAGAAGGGTATCCGGCTGATCCCTACTACCGTGAATTTTATAGGGATCTTGGATTCGATGCCGATCTCGATTATATCAAACCCTACGTCCTCCCTACGGGCCAGAGAAAATTTACAGGGATTAAATACTTCAGGGTTACGGGGAAGACGGATCGCAAAGAGCTTTATGAACCTCAAAGGGCCAAAGAAAGAACTAAAATCCATGCCGAAGATTTCATACAAAAAAGGGAAAAGCAGATTATAAAGGCTGCCCAAGTTTTACCCCAATCGATCAAACCCATTTTAGTATGCCCCTTTGATTGTGAACTCTTCGGTCACTGGTGGTTCGAAGGACCCCTTTTTTTAAAAGAAGTGATCAAAAAAGCTCATCAAAGTAAAGTCCTGGCCCTGACTACTCCTTCTGAGTATCTCTCCCTTTTCCCAATTCAGCAGGTCTGCCGTCCTTCCTTTTCTTCTTGGGGATGGGGAGGACACTCAAAAATGTGGCTCAATGAAACCAACGATTTTATCTATCCTCCGTTACATGAGGCCGCTCATCTTTTAGTCGATCTTATTCAGCAGCATAGAGCGGCCGACAAAATTATTCATCGATGCTTTAGGCAGGCGGCAAGAGAGCTTTTGTTGGCTCAAGCAAGCGATTGGCCTTTTTTAATCAGTCGCTCCACCGCCAAGGAATATGCGATATCGAGAATAACAACCCATCTCAACCGCTTTTTTGAACTTTCTTGGGGAATAAGGCACAAAAAGATAAACGTAAAACTGCTCGAATATTGTGAATGCACAGATAACATTTTCCCTAAGCTTAATCTTGATTATTTTAGTTGA
- a CDS encoding N-acetylmuramoyl-L-alanine amidase-like domain-containing protein, translated as MKWMAIERKIFFFPFLFFLFLHLGATNGAVFLPLSRVFVGKEKFEELIEVAQKKDWPSLPLGERIVQVGLFLVGTPYRHYTLEIDDQVESPSVNFYAMDCWTFYETSLAFARMLHFDAKLWTPQTLLRLIEIERYRNGECTGSYLSRIHFLEELFDDNQKRGLVVDKTKTLHGVPIYREVKEMTEGWRQYRYLRHNPSLLPAMALIEQRVSRLPVYHIPKNHIRSIESKISNGDIIAITTLDPHSYTSHVGIAYKDREGILRFLHASSTHHQVYIDKRLSDYVLSIPNDAGIIVVEPKEVPLGLLYPSSSRK; from the coding sequence ATGAAATGGATGGCGATCGAGAGGAAAATATTTTTTTTTCCTTTTCTTTTCTTTCTGTTCCTGCACCTTGGCGCAACCAACGGGGCTGTTTTCCTTCCCCTATCCCGTGTTTTTGTCGGGAAAGAAAAATTTGAAGAACTCATCGAGGTCGCCCAAAAAAAAGATTGGCCTTCTCTTCCCTTGGGTGAAAGAATCGTCCAGGTAGGTCTTTTTTTAGTCGGCACTCCTTATCGCCATTATACTTTGGAAATAGACGACCAGGTCGAATCCCCGTCTGTTAACTTCTATGCCATGGATTGTTGGACATTTTATGAAACCAGTTTGGCTTTTGCCCGAATGCTTCACTTCGACGCCAAGCTTTGGACTCCTCAAACCCTCCTCAGACTCATTGAAATCGAAAGATATAGAAACGGCGAGTGCACGGGAAGTTACCTATCTCGAATCCACTTTTTAGAAGAACTTTTTGATGATAATCAGAAAAGGGGCCTTGTTGTTGACAAGACCAAGACTCTCCATGGCGTCCCCATTTATAGAGAGGTCAAAGAAATGACCGAGGGCTGGCGTCAATATCGATACCTGCGCCATAATCCTTCACTTCTTCCTGCCATGGCCCTTATAGAACAAAGGGTGTCTAGGCTGCCTGTTTATCACATACCCAAAAACCATATCCGTTCTATAGAATCGAAAATCTCAAACGGGGATATCATCGCCATTACCACCCTCGATCCCCATTCTTATACCTCTCATGTAGGTATTGCCTATAAAGACAGGGAGGGAATACTGCGGTTTCTTCATGCTTCTTCAACCCATCACCAGGTCTACATCGATAAGCGGCTATCCGACTATGTTTTGAGCATCCCTAATGATGCGGGCATTATCGTTGTAGAGCCCAAGGAGGTTCCTCTTGGTTTGCTTTACCCGAGTTCTTCCCGGAAATAA
- a CDS encoding arsenate reductase ArsC: MNNPIKVLFLCTANSARSIMAEAILRHYGKGKYLAFSAGSSPKGEVHPLALETLKNNGISCENLRSKSLREFLQNNSPSFDYVVTVCSNAAKEACPLYPKEASVVHWNIADPAAVEGEWSLRKQAFQLAFDELQKKIQSFFLDR, encoded by the coding sequence ATGAATAATCCTATAAAAGTGCTTTTCTTGTGTACGGCTAACTCGGCGAGGTCGATCATGGCCGAGGCCATTTTACGTCATTATGGGAAAGGTAAATACCTTGCTTTCAGTGCCGGAAGCAGCCCCAAGGGCGAGGTTCATCCTCTTGCCTTGGAAACTTTGAAAAATAACGGCATATCTTGCGAAAACCTGCGGAGCAAATCCCTACGGGAGTTTTTGCAAAACAACTCTCCTTCGTTTGATTACGTTGTTACCGTTTGTTCCAATGCAGCAAAAGAAGCCTGTCCTCTTTACCCAAAAGAAGCATCAGTAGTGCACTGGAATATTGCCGATCCTGCAGCTGTTGAAGGGGAATGGAGTTTACGCAAGCAAGCTTTTCAGCTCGCCTTTGATGAACTGCAAAAAAAAATACAGAGCTTTTTTTTGGATCGGTAA
- a CDS encoding ArsR/SmtB family transcription factor, protein MDTSTALSILSALAQKTRIEIFKLLIKKGPSGCCPGEIAEKLGIPLTTLSFHLHHLKSSTLIEATQQGRQILYRADFAKIAELIGYLLEDCCGKDLQSLIPFFCKGSEEKELQKTKTDE, encoded by the coding sequence ATGGACACTTCTACCGCCTTGTCGATTTTGAGTGCTCTTGCCCAAAAGACACGAATCGAAATTTTTAAGCTTCTCATAAAAAAGGGCCCGTCGGGGTGTTGTCCCGGAGAGATCGCCGAAAAATTAGGAATTCCCCTAACGACCCTTTCTTTTCACCTTCACCACCTGAAGAGTTCAACCCTTATAGAAGCAACGCAACAAGGGAGACAAATCCTCTATAGGGCCGATTTTGCAAAAATTGCCGAGCTCATCGGCTATTTACTCGAGGATTGTTGTGGCAAAGACCTTCAATCCCTGATCCCCTTTTTTTGTAAGGGTTCAGAAGAAAAAGAACTTCAAAAAACAAAGACCGATGAATAA